One genomic segment of Rivularia sp. PCC 7116 includes these proteins:
- a CDS encoding ferredoxin, protein MKCVRVCQNRTCKKQGAVEVLAAFEENPVSEVTVISSSCLGQCGNGPMVLVLPEMVWYSSVRPSEVLHVIEQHFLGGKRVEKMLYHRFHQRVKN, encoded by the coding sequence ATGAAATGCGTCCGAGTTTGCCAAAATCGTACCTGCAAAAAACAAGGTGCTGTAGAAGTATTAGCAGCTTTTGAAGAGAATCCTGTTTCCGAAGTGACGGTAATAAGCAGCAGTTGTCTGGGACAATGTGGTAATGGCCCGATGGTACTAGTATTGCCAGAAATGGTTTGGTATAGTAGCGTTCGCCCATCGGAAGTTCTTCATGTGATCGAACAACATTTTCTGGGTGGTAAAAGAGTCGAAAAAATGCTTTATCACCGATTTCATCAGCGGGTTAAAAATTAA
- a CDS encoding type II toxin-antitoxin system HicA family toxin yields MVIVPYHKGKDLPIGTLRNIMLGADIPESEWKV; encoded by the coding sequence ATGGTTATTGTTCCTTATCATAAAGGCAAGGATTTACCTATTGGAACTTTACGCAATATTATGCTTGGTGCGGATATTCCAGAATCGGAATGGAAAGTTTAA
- a CDS encoding dynamin family protein, with product MNLQTENNNFMDDLEKVVQVRAEVSVSLDKIVDTIETAETSSESSSGKLSLERDIEDIKVASKNLREGVFRLLVLGDMKRGKSTFLNALIGERLLPSDVNPCTAVLTVLRYGAEKTVTVHFNNDKNPQRLDFDSFKHKYTIDPAEAKRLEEEKKPAFPDVSHAVVEYPLPLLEKGIEIIDSPGLNDTEARNELSLGYVNNCHAILFVMRASQPCTLGERRYLENYIKGRGLSVFFLINAWDQVKEALIDPDDEEELQEAEERLHKVFKANLAEYCVVDGQDIYDERVFAISSIQALRKRLKNPAASLQGTGFTEFMQALNTFLTRERAVAELRQVRTLAKLACHHTKEAIERRIPLLEQDVNQLREKIDSVEPEFQKLKNIGDDFQQEIRNTRDNQARSVSDSFRSYVLNLGNTFETDFLRYQPELNLFDFLNSGKREAFNLALQKAFEQYITDKLSAWSLTAEEDITAAFKELSQSAAKYGASYTQVTDSITQKLTGEKVKINSNNAAEEDNSPTWAKWAMGLLSLSRGNLAGFAMAGAGFDWKNILLNYFTVIGVGGIITAVTGIFLGPIGFALLGLGIGVVQADGARKELVKTAKKELVKYLPQVAEEQSKNVYNAVKECFDAYEQEVIQRIKDDITARKSELDNLLKQKESREINRDEELKRFEVLETDIFAQLQNIESAYSNLLAYYG from the coding sequence ATGAATTTACAAACTGAAAATAACAATTTTATGGACGATTTAGAAAAAGTCGTTCAAGTTCGTGCTGAAGTATCTGTTTCTTTGGATAAAATCGTTGATACCATTGAAACAGCAGAAACATCTTCCGAAAGTAGTTCTGGTAAATTAAGTTTAGAAAGAGATATTGAAGATATCAAGGTTGCTAGCAAAAATCTCCGCGAAGGTGTATTTCGTTTATTAGTATTAGGCGATATGAAGCGGGGAAAAAGTACTTTTCTTAATGCTTTAATTGGTGAAAGATTGTTACCGAGCGATGTTAATCCCTGTACTGCTGTTTTAACTGTTTTACGCTACGGAGCAGAAAAAACGGTAACGGTACATTTTAACAATGACAAAAATCCTCAAAGGCTAGATTTTGATTCTTTTAAACATAAGTATACTATCGATCCAGCGGAAGCTAAAAGATTAGAAGAAGAGAAAAAACCGGCTTTTCCCGATGTCAGTCATGCAGTAGTTGAATATCCTTTACCCTTATTAGAAAAAGGGATTGAAATTATTGATAGCCCTGGTTTAAACGATACAGAAGCAAGAAACGAACTATCTTTGGGCTACGTTAATAACTGTCATGCAATTTTATTTGTCATGCGGGCTTCTCAACCTTGTACTTTAGGAGAGCGCCGTTATCTCGAAAACTATATTAAAGGTAGAGGATTATCAGTTTTCTTTTTAATTAATGCTTGGGATCAGGTAAAGGAAGCTTTAATCGATCCTGATGATGAGGAAGAATTGCAAGAAGCTGAGGAAAGATTGCACAAAGTCTTTAAAGCAAATTTGGCTGAATATTGCGTTGTTGACGGACAAGATATTTACGACGAAAGAGTATTTGCAATTTCATCAATTCAAGCTTTACGCAAAAGGTTAAAAAATCCCGCAGCTTCTTTACAAGGAACCGGTTTTACCGAGTTTATGCAAGCACTAAACACATTTTTAACCAGAGAAAGAGCGGTTGCAGAATTACGTCAGGTGAGAACTTTAGCTAAACTTGCTTGTCATCATACAAAAGAAGCAATTGAAAGACGGATTCCTTTGTTGGAACAAGATGTCAATCAACTTCGTGAAAAAATTGATTCTGTAGAGCCAGAATTTCAAAAACTGAAGAATATTGGTGATGATTTTCAACAGGAAATTAGAAATACTCGGGATAATCAAGCTAGAAGTGTTTCTGATTCTTTCCGTAGCTACGTTTTAAATTTAGGCAATACTTTTGAAACTGATTTTCTACGCTATCAGCCAGAATTAAATTTATTCGATTTTCTTAATAGCGGTAAACGGGAAGCTTTTAATCTTGCATTACAAAAAGCCTTTGAACAATATATTACCGATAAACTATCTGCTTGGAGTTTAACCGCAGAGGAAGATATTACCGCAGCTTTTAAAGAACTTTCTCAAAGTGCTGCAAAATATGGTGCTTCTTATACCCAAGTTACCGATAGCATCACTCAAAAGTTAACTGGGGAAAAAGTTAAAATCAATTCTAATAATGCTGCCGAAGAAGATAATTCTCCTACTTGGGCAAAATGGGCTATGGGATTGTTATCTTTATCTAGAGGAAATTTAGCCGGTTTTGCAATGGCTGGTGCGGGTTTTGACTGGAAAAACATTTTATTAAATTACTTTACCGTTATTGGTGTCGGTGGCATAATTACCGCTGTAACTGGCATTTTTCTAGGTCCCATTGGTTTCGCTTTATTGGGTTTGGGTATAGGAGTTGTACAAGCTGATGGAGCCAGAAAGGAGTTAGTTAAAACAGCGAAGAAAGAGTTAGTTAAATATCTGCCGCAAGTAGCCGAAGAACAATCCAAAAATGTATATAATGCAGTCAAAGAATGTTTTGATGCTTACGAACAAGAAGTAATTCAGAGAATTAAAGATGATATTACCGCTCGTAAATCGGAATTAGATAATTTATTGAAGCAAAAAGAAAGCCGTGAAATTAACCGAGATGAAGAATTAAAGCGATTTGAAGTTTTAGAAACAGATATTTTTGCACAGTTGCAGAATATTGAGTCCGCTTACAGTAATTTATTGGCTTATTACGGTTAA
- a CDS encoding DUF5331 domain-containing protein, producing the protein MNIQQLRKSLKIKWVKYYHQNRPWLEKMRIWGTYDGYRRPSSGFILATLSVLEPKLDEFFPFILELNNNPDEIIAALGLNFNPEESNLIEDYKSVNQNQVASNSVQAEFVDKFRADSSKDTEIKQPTASNSTAITKIESFPFPQAVQSTFESESIEKEFQAFSELLQENTPQEFTESSMVAKLESEEEVLSLLSMCNEAEEQEVIKESKEQETEEIKAASKKKVSNLASWIDEFCQGAGWDREEAIFIPF; encoded by the coding sequence ATGAATATCCAGCAGCTACGTAAATCTTTGAAAATAAAATGGGTGAAGTATTACCATCAAAATCGTCCCTGGCTAGAAAAAATGCGAATTTGGGGAACTTATGACGGCTACCGTCGCCCTTCTAGCGGTTTTATTTTAGCTACTTTATCGGTTTTAGAACCAAAACTTGACGAATTTTTTCCTTTTATTCTGGAATTAAATAATAATCCCGACGAAATTATTGCTGCATTAGGTCTTAATTTTAATCCCGAAGAATCAAATTTAATAGAAGATTATAAGTCTGTAAATCAAAATCAAGTAGCTAGTAATAGCGTGCAAGCAGAATTTGTTGATAAATTTAGAGCAGATAGCAGCAAAGACACAGAAATTAAACAACCCACTGCATCCAATTCAACAGCTATTACCAAAATAGAAAGTTTTCCTTTTCCCCAGGCAGTTCAATCAACATTTGAATCAGAATCAATAGAAAAAGAATTTCAAGCATTTTCGGAATTACTTCAAGAAAATACACCTCAAGAATTTACTGAATCAAGCATGGTTGCCAAATTAGAAAGTGAAGAAGAAGTATTGTCTTTACTTTCCATGTGTAATGAAGCAGAAGAACAAGAAGTAATCAAAGAATCAAAAGAACAAGAAACAGAAGAAATTAAAGCCGCTTCTAAGAAAAAAGTCTCAAACCTCGCTTCTTGGATAGACGAATTTTGTCAAGGTGCTGGTTGGGATCGGGAGGAAGCTATTTTTATTCCGTTTTAA
- a CDS encoding dynamin family protein — protein sequence MPQNQIYQLLETLKSTAKLLNIESTSQLYRDIEAISHHLINPNFRIAVFGPFNHGKSTLLNALLGNKTLPIDLIPTTGAAITVKYGDELATLIKCIDGKQIHRSGTDILKEFAILDDDRRMRNDVASVEVFSPHPFLKTGVEFLDLPGTNDREEQNNLVKEQLLSADLVVQLLDARKLMTLEERENLRDWLLDRGIKTVIFVANFLNLLEPEEQKQVQSRLRFVAESFRSQLPPGFSNLYRVDALPALRARLKGDVSAANTSGLVAFEAALQNISATLKKDDNSISLPRIESIASQIQQSLKTKIIPLKNQVKEFDDKNQAKNEIKIKAETLIKQGFAQSLSELRNWLNINSLREKYQKQSATELANNNFQTWETNNLKQDFQKLKTDLNKWLEQAFDFFGQAKPEDLSIQFPPHPQIELTPPPNNSHNTSDTGAYAMAGGLGWLLGGPVGAAVGGGIAYLLDQGLQESSENTPEDYHQQLAQICIDAVDEYLLKLSRQGLSLLEEYEQEAKKVIKFIPTNQDCLEIAETRKTLNQYCNTLKSLNQQLEQALGITISSEFQIELDEKPCKSEYKETKVNTNQSKSVYSYSGKGVKEDVGTFKTSPPPKKEISKKEDVEKKFIDWEIDEEIAQMKSEMHSSGFKDNFKNRQQAKANQPLSDKQELINAYKIIGLKTDASPEQIKQAYKQLVKKWHPDLFINQPQKLIEAKDKIRLINEAYSLLTSNNHSHV from the coding sequence ATGCCGCAAAATCAAATTTACCAACTTTTAGAGACTCTCAAATCTACAGCGAAGTTACTGAATATAGAATCAACATCTCAACTCTACCGAGATATTGAAGCAATTTCCCATCATCTTATAAATCCTAACTTCCGAATTGCAGTTTTTGGTCCTTTCAATCACGGTAAATCAACTTTACTCAATGCTTTATTAGGAAATAAAACTTTACCCATCGATTTAATTCCTACTACTGGTGCTGCTATTACTGTTAAATATGGCGACGAATTAGCAACTCTAATTAAATGTATCGACGGCAAACAAATCCATCGTAGCGGTACCGACATTTTAAAAGAATTTGCAATCCTTGATGATGATAGAAGGATGCGGAATGATGTCGCATCTGTAGAAGTTTTTTCTCCCCACCCATTTTTAAAGACTGGTGTTGAATTTCTCGATTTACCGGGAACAAATGATAGGGAAGAACAAAATAATTTGGTCAAAGAGCAATTACTAAGCGCCGATTTAGTAGTACAATTGCTCGACGCTCGTAAATTAATGACATTGGAAGAACGAGAAAATTTACGAGATTGGTTGTTAGATAGAGGAATTAAAACAGTTATTTTTGTAGCTAATTTCCTCAATTTATTAGAGCCAGAAGAACAAAAACAAGTTCAAAGTCGCTTACGATTCGTTGCTGAAAGTTTTCGCTCTCAGTTACCTCCGGGATTCAGTAACTTATATCGAGTTGATGCGCTACCTGCTTTACGAGCAAGATTAAAAGGTGATGTTTCAGCTGCGAATACCAGCGGTTTAGTTGCTTTTGAAGCTGCTTTACAAAATATCTCGGCAACTTTAAAAAAAGATGATAATAGTATTTCTTTACCAAGGATTGAGTCTATAGCATCTCAAATTCAACAAAGTTTAAAAACCAAAATTATCCCTTTAAAAAATCAGGTTAAAGAATTTGACGATAAAAACCAAGCTAAAAATGAAATAAAAATCAAAGCCGAAACATTAATTAAACAAGGTTTTGCTCAAAGCTTATCGGAACTACGTAATTGGTTAAATATCAACTCTTTACGCGAAAAATATCAAAAACAATCTGCAACAGAATTAGCCAACAATAATTTTCAAACGTGGGAAACTAATAATTTAAAGCAAGATTTTCAGAAATTAAAAACAGACTTAAATAAATGGCTAGAACAAGCTTTTGATTTCTTCGGGCAAGCCAAACCAGAAGATTTATCAATCCAATTTCCCCCTCATCCACAAATAGAATTAACACCTCCGCCAAACAATTCTCATAATACTAGCGACACTGGAGCCTATGCTATGGCTGGTGGGCTTGGCTGGTTATTAGGTGGTCCTGTTGGTGCTGCTGTAGGTGGTGGTATCGCTTATTTACTCGATCAAGGCTTACAGGAAAGCAGCGAAAATACCCCTGAAGATTATCATCAACAATTAGCACAAATTTGTATAGATGCTGTTGATGAATATTTACTCAAATTAAGCAGACAAGGATTGTCTCTTTTAGAAGAATACGAGCAAGAAGCCAAAAAAGTAATTAAATTTATTCCTACAAATCAAGATTGTTTAGAGATAGCTGAAACGCGCAAAACATTAAATCAATACTGCAATACTTTAAAAAGTTTAAATCAACAATTAGAGCAAGCATTAGGAATTACGATTTCATCTGAATTTCAAATTGAGCTAGATGAAAAACCTTGTAAATCAGAATATAAAGAAACAAAAGTAAATACAAATCAATCTAAATCTGTATACAGCTATTCCGGTAAAGGAGTAAAAGAAGATGTGGGAACTTTTAAAACATCTCCTCCTCCTAAAAAAGAAATTTCCAAAAAAGAAGATGTAGAGAAAAAGTTTATTGATTGGGAAATTGATGAAGAAATAGCGCAGATGAAATCAGAAATGCATTCATCTGGATTCAAAGACAATTTTAAAAATCGTCAACAAGCTAAAGCCAATCAACCCCTATCTGACAAACAAGAATTAATTAATGCTTATAAAATTATCGGTTTAAAAACAGATGCCTCACCAGAACAAATCAAACAAGCTTACAAACAATTAGTCAAAAAATGGCATCCAGATTTATTTATTAATCAACCCCAAAAATTAATTGAAGCTAAAGACAAAATTCGTTTGATTAATGAAGCTTACAGTCTTTTAACCAGCAATAACCATTCACATGTATAG
- a CDS encoding type II toxin-antitoxin system HicB family antitoxin translates to MKWRVILEPDPETGEWAIWCPELPGCVSAGETQEEALENIREAIELYLEPDTIQLAPGAITTEVTLG, encoded by the coding sequence ATGAAGTGGCGCGTAATTCTTGAACCAGATCCAGAAACAGGAGAATGGGCTATTTGGTGTCCTGAGTTACCTGGTTGCGTGTCAGCAGGAGAAACCCAAGAAGAAGCTTTAGAAAATATTCGCGAAGCTATAGAACTTTATCTCGAACCAGATACAATTCAACTCGCACCTGGAGCAATTACCACAGAGGTAACTTTAGGATGA
- a CDS encoding type II toxin-antitoxin system HicA family toxin, with amino-acid sequence MSRTRRMNADEVEKILQQYGFELVSQKVVIVNGEILKDN; translated from the coding sequence ATGAGTCGCACTCGACGGATGAATGCAGATGAAGTTGAAAAAATTTTGCAGCAATATGGTTTTGAACTAGTTTCTCAAAAGGTAGTCATCGTAAATGGCGAAATATTGAAAGACAACTAA
- a CDS encoding folate-binding protein YgfZ, translating to MSESAIQLLETGVAVYNRSHWGRIKVSDGDRLRFLHNQSTNDFESLKPGQGCDTVFVTSTARTIDLASAYVTDDAVLLLVSPNRREYLMQWLDKYIFFADKVQLTDLTDETVTFSLLGSQSNAIIEKLGASEIIGKPYGSHIQIPNLNEETGNIIAVGSGLATPGYTLILNANHKEKIWSQIIGSGAVEIKDNDWETLRILQGRPKPESELTDDYNPLEVGLWQTVSFDKGCYIGQETIARLNTYKGVKQNLWGISLNSFVEPGTVITANDEKVGKLTSCTQDGDNYFGLGYIRTKAGGVGLKIKLGETQGEVVSIPFVTHEYPNSEQ from the coding sequence ATGTCTGAATCAGCTATTCAACTATTAGAAACGGGAGTTGCCGTTTACAATCGCAGCCATTGGGGACGTATCAAGGTTTCAGATGGCGATCGCCTGCGTTTTTTGCACAATCAAAGCACGAATGATTTTGAAAGTCTTAAACCAGGGCAGGGATGCGATACGGTTTTTGTAACTTCTACTGCTCGCACTATTGATTTAGCAAGTGCTTATGTTACAGATGATGCTGTATTGCTACTGGTTTCTCCCAATCGTCGCGAGTATTTGATGCAATGGTTGGATAAATATATATTTTTTGCGGATAAGGTACAGTTAACCGATTTAACCGATGAAACCGTAACTTTTAGTCTTTTAGGTTCCCAAAGCAACGCTATTATTGAAAAATTAGGTGCTTCTGAAATAATTGGTAAACCATATGGTTCTCATATTCAAATTCCCAATTTAAACGAGGAAACAGGAAATATTATTGCTGTTGGTAGCGGTTTAGCAACTCCAGGATATACTTTGATTTTGAATGCGAATCATAAGGAAAAAATTTGGTCTCAAATCATCGGATCTGGTGCGGTAGAAATAAAGGATAATGATTGGGAAACGTTACGAATATTGCAGGGAAGACCAAAACCAGAAAGCGAATTAACCGATGATTATAATCCTTTAGAAGTAGGTTTATGGCAGACAGTTTCTTTTGATAAAGGTTGTTATATCGGACAAGAAACTATTGCGAGATTAAACACTTATAAAGGTGTAAAACAGAATTTATGGGGAATTAGTCTAAATAGTTTTGTTGAACCGGGAACAGTAATTACAGCAAATGATGAAAAAGTCGGAAAACTGACTAGCTGCACCCAAGACGGCGATAATTATTTTGGGTTAGGCTACATTCGTACAAAAGCTGGCGGAGTCGGTTTAAAAATAAAATTGGGAGAAACACAAGGAGAAGTAGTGTCAATTCCATTTGTTACCCATGAATACCCAAACAGTGAACAGTGA
- a CDS encoding cysteine synthase A translates to MDIKNGFVGTVGNTPLIRLNSFSEETGCEILGKAEFLNPGGSVKDRAALYIIEDAEAKGLLKPGGTVVEGTAGNTGIGLAHICNAKGYKCLIIIPETQSQEKMDALRALGAEVRPVPAVPYKDPNNYVKLSGRVASEMENAIWANQFDNLANRQAHYETTGPEIWKQTDGKVDGWVAATGTGGTFAGASMFLKEKNSNIKCVVADPMGSGLYSYIKTGEIKMSGSSITEGIGNSRITANMENVPIDDAIQIDDKEALRVVYQLLRKEGLLMGGSTGINVGAAIALAKQMGPGHTIATILCDSGSRYQSRIFNPEWLKSKGLEVS, encoded by the coding sequence ATGGATATTAAAAATGGCTTTGTCGGTACTGTGGGAAACACTCCTTTGATTCGCTTGAATAGTTTTAGTGAAGAAACGGGATGCGAAATCTTAGGGAAAGCAGAATTTCTCAATCCTGGTGGCTCCGTAAAAGATAGAGCAGCACTATATATTATTGAAGATGCAGAAGCCAAAGGTTTACTCAAACCGGGCGGTACGGTTGTTGAAGGAACCGCAGGAAATACGGGTATTGGTTTAGCACATATCTGCAATGCTAAAGGTTACAAATGTTTAATTATTATCCCCGAAACTCAGTCTCAGGAAAAAATGGACGCGCTCAGAGCATTAGGTGCGGAAGTTCGTCCAGTTCCGGCGGTTCCTTATAAAGACCCCAATAATTATGTAAAATTGTCTGGTAGAGTCGCTTCCGAAATGGAAAACGCAATTTGGGCGAATCAATTTGATAATTTGGCAAACCGTCAAGCACATTACGAAACCACTGGCCCGGAAATTTGGAAGCAAACAGATGGTAAAGTAGACGGGTGGGTAGCTGCAACCGGCACTGGTGGAACCTTTGCAGGTGCTTCAATGTTTCTCAAAGAAAAAAATTCTAATATTAAATGTGTTGTTGCAGATCCAATGGGCAGCGGACTTTACAGCTATATAAAAACTGGTGAAATCAAAATGTCCGGTAGTTCCATAACTGAAGGGATTGGCAACAGTAGAATTACAGCCAATATGGAAAACGTACCCATTGATGATGCTATTCAAATTGATGACAAAGAAGCATTACGAGTAGTTTATCAACTGTTGCGAAAAGAAGGTTTATTAATGGGTGGTTCGACAGGCATCAATGTTGGAGCAGCGATCGCACTTGCTAAACAAATGGGTCCGGGACATACAATTGCCACTATATTATGTGATAGCGGCTCTCGTTATCAATCGCGAATATTCAACCCCGAATGGTTAAAATCAAAAGGGTTAGAAGTTAGTTAG